A region of Cellulophaga sp. RHA19 DNA encodes the following proteins:
- a CDS encoding NAD(P)H-hydrate epimerase translates to MQVTSLSLDAFKEMDYWAVEKYNLSVVLMMENAGLQLARLVAKRATKNYVVTIGIGNGNNGGGGLVAARRLAAWGFNVNLDLAVSITKDLPKAQLKKALLFGAKEGIPEKTDIWVDAYLGFSQRLPLSDAFIKSIALANTSSAFKISLDIPVGISKDGELFGFKANQIMTLAAPKTILEKLPSGVEVFVADIGIPKSVYEHFNIKMPNFSENQLISL, encoded by the coding sequence ATGCAAGTAACTAGTCTTTCTTTAGACGCTTTTAAAGAAATGGATTATTGGGCTGTAGAAAAGTACAATTTGTCTGTTGTTCTAATGATGGAAAATGCGGGTTTACAATTGGCTAGGTTAGTGGCTAAAAGAGCAACAAAAAACTATGTAGTTACTATTGGTATTGGTAATGGAAATAATGGCGGTGGTGGATTAGTAGCTGCACGTAGACTTGCTGCTTGGGGTTTTAATGTTAATTTAGATTTAGCGGTTTCTATCACTAAAGATTTACCTAAAGCACAATTAAAAAAAGCATTACTGTTTGGAGCAAAAGAGGGTATTCCTGAGAAGACAGATATTTGGGTAGATGCTTATTTGGGTTTTTCTCAAAGATTGCCATTGTCAGATGCTTTTATTAAGAGTATCGCATTAGCAAACACATCATCGGCATTTAAAATTTCTTTAGATATTCCTGTGGGTATTTCTAAAGATGGAGAACTATTTGGCTTTAAAGCAAACCAAATAATGACTTTGGCAGCTCCTAAAACTATACTAGAAAAATTGCCAAGTGGTGTAGAAGTGTTTGTAGCAGATATAGGAATTCCAAAGTCGGTTTATGAGCATTTTAATATTAAGATGCCTAATTTTAGTGAAAACCAACTGATATCTTTATAA
- a CDS encoding Pycsar system effector family protein: MINDKEKAKEIDKQLRKELGIDKEKLKELKKKLLKVEPRSERGAETLFRLVSKNQYTLNTMIDRKSNILISINALILSITLGTVLNQLDKDPHLIFPATIMLLTNLISIGYAVFATRPELTHGSKSTNNLLFYGNFNTMNEEEYTEELTSLMYKGDELYKTIARDTFHLGKTIDRKFKLLRSSFHIFLVGIILAVIGFIACHLMFGNYFV, translated from the coding sequence ATGATAAACGATAAAGAAAAAGCGAAAGAAATTGATAAGCAATTACGAAAAGAATTGGGTATTGATAAAGAGAAGCTAAAAGAGCTAAAGAAAAAGCTTTTAAAAGTAGAGCCACGTTCTGAGCGCGGTGCAGAAACATTGTTTCGTTTGGTGTCTAAAAATCAGTATACCTTAAACACAATGATTGATAGAAAGTCTAATATTCTCATTTCTATTAATGCACTTATTCTTTCTATAACTTTAGGTACTGTACTTAACCAGTTAGATAAAGACCCGCATTTAATTTTTCCTGCTACAATTATGTTGCTTACCAACCTAATTTCTATAGGGTATGCTGTTTTTGCAACAAGACCAGAGCTTACACACGGTAGTAAAAGCACGAATAATTTATTGTTCTATGGCAATTTTAATACTATGAATGAAGAAGAATATACAGAAGAACTGACTAGTTTAATGTACAAAGGTGATGAGCTATATAAGACCATAGCAAGAGATACATTTCATTTGGGGAAGACCATTGATAGAAAATTTAAGCTTTTAAGATCCTCTTTTCACATTTTTTTAGTCGGCATTATTTTAGCCGTGATAGGTTTTATTGCTTGTCATTTAATGTTTGGTAATTACTTTGTCTAA
- a CDS encoding DUF6268 family outer membrane beta-barrel protein: protein MRSKSLLFVMLLCFVTVSAQISDFARIEYKVLPRGSSNFGYSRARAAVNYPIELKNSNYLLLGLDYSNIEMSFDPEIAEFNSDIIQDFQMLEFNLAYIKKLKNDWRLGVRFTPGFSSNLGSKITFEDAVFAGDVVFINDKRDDTTIDKPYRLIVGVSYSQNRGISFPLPFISYYRKFHPKWSYNLGVPKSNIQYHISKKSRLKLVTELDGFTANIQEGLPVNNEEDLAKKINVSLILGGLRYEFKIKEHLELFCNFSGVLMEAAELRNKDNDKVSTVDKKNTIYFGTGIRIRR from the coding sequence ATGAGGAGTAAAAGTCTGTTGTTTGTAATGTTATTGTGTTTTGTAACCGTGTCTGCACAAATATCAGATTTTGCAAGAATAGAATATAAAGTTTTACCTAGAGGTAGTTCTAATTTTGGTTACAGTCGTGCAAGAGCAGCCGTTAATTATCCAATAGAACTTAAGAATAGTAATTATTTATTATTAGGGTTAGACTACAGTAATATAGAAATGTCTTTTGACCCTGAAATAGCAGAGTTTAATTCAGACATTATTCAGGATTTTCAAATGCTAGAATTTAATTTAGCATACATTAAAAAATTAAAGAATGATTGGCGCTTGGGTGTGCGTTTTACACCAGGTTTTAGCTCTAATTTAGGTAGTAAAATTACTTTTGAGGATGCTGTTTTTGCAGGAGATGTAGTATTTATTAATGATAAAAGAGATGATACTACAATAGACAAACCCTACCGTTTAATAGTTGGAGTTTCATATTCTCAAAACAGAGGTATTTCTTTTCCTTTACCATTTATTAGTTATTACCGTAAGTTTCATCCAAAGTGGTCTTATAATTTAGGTGTTCCTAAGTCTAACATACAATATCATATCTCTAAAAAATCTAGACTAAAATTGGTAACAGAGTTAGATGGTTTTACTGCTAATATACAAGAAGGATTGCCCGTTAATAATGAAGAAGATTTAGCAAAAAAAATAAATGTATCTCTTATTTTAGGAGGATTGCGCTACGAGTTTAAAATAAAAGAGCACCTAGAACTTTTTTGTAATTTTTCTGGCGTACTTATGGAGGCAGCTGAGTTAAGAAATAAAGACAACGATAAGGTGTCTACCGTAGATAAAAAAAACACCATCTATTTTGGTACAGGAATACGTATTAGAAGATAG
- a CDS encoding potassium channel family protein — MKYIIVGLGSFGASIAIKLTEQGNEVIGIDTNMNRVDMYKESISHCICMDATDEHTVSGLPLKDTDLVVVAIGENKGANIMATALFKNLQVKRLISRAIDSLHEKVLHAIGIDEIVHPEEESAERWAKKLCLKGVLNSFELNDDFSIVEAELPLKYDGKTIREINIRKKYNLLVLTTIANKEVKSIVGKTKNITKVKGVANPDNVLNKDDILVIYGSNKDIKMFLD, encoded by the coding sequence ATGAAATATATAATTGTAGGATTAGGAAGTTTTGGTGCTTCTATTGCCATAAAACTAACAGAACAAGGTAACGAGGTTATTGGTATAGATACTAATATGAACCGTGTAGATATGTACAAAGAAAGTATATCTCATTGTATTTGTATGGATGCTACAGATGAGCACACTGTATCTGGACTACCTTTAAAAGATACAGATTTGGTTGTTGTTGCCATTGGCGAAAATAAAGGTGCCAACATTATGGCTACTGCTTTATTTAAAAATTTACAAGTAAAACGATTAATTAGTAGAGCTATAGATTCTTTACATGAAAAAGTTTTACACGCTATTGGGATTGATGAAATTGTACACCCAGAAGAAGAATCTGCAGAAAGATGGGCTAAAAAACTATGTTTAAAAGGTGTTTTAAACTCTTTTGAACTTAATGATGATTTTAGTATTGTTGAAGCAGAATTACCTTTAAAATACGATGGTAAAACCATTAGAGAAATTAATATTAGAAAAAAATATAACTTGCTTGTTTTAACAACAATAGCTAATAAAGAGGTAAAAAGCATTGTGGGTAAAACTAAAAATATCACTAAAGTTAAAGGTGTTGCCAACCCAGATAATGTACTTAACAAAGATGATATTTTAGTAATTTACGGTAGCAATAAAGACATTAAAATGTTTTTAGATTAA
- a CDS encoding TrkH family potassium uptake protein: MNFLNNYKQYFKQLYRITFICSVIGLFLFVIDFGYNKSPQLQYVFNVYYFIVITLGILATLLRYIKRHKTIKHGVLIFDSATILITLTILYAHFLGEEAHKHISFLYNDTCVKFAIILTFIREFSEQNVNYKRTVFNPAQLFIISFLGIIFIGTLLLMLPNATYTSISFLDALFTATSSVCVTGLIVVDTGSYFTTFGQAIILCLIQAGGIGILTVASYFSYFFKGSASYENQLSLSDITGASKLGKVFSTLKRILVITFSIEILATLLIYSSVDKTLFSSFFERCFFSLFHSISAFCNAGFSTLSNSLYQTGFKHNYMLHSILIASFVLGGLGFPIVVNLIKYLKYFFVRKLFYLSGKTETHKPWVLNINSRITLVTTISLTVIGTIIFYINEYNNTLKEHSGIGKFVTALFGATTPRTAGFNTVDMSALNFSTIMLIFLLMWIGASPSSTGGGIKTNTFAIATLNFLSLAKGKSKIEVFRREIAEVSVRRAFAVISLSLLVIGSGIILVSIFDSEKKLLDIAFECFSAYSTAGLSLGITADLSAPSKLVIIGIMFIGRVSMLTLLIALVKKTKHRNYKYPTEELTIN, encoded by the coding sequence TTGAATTTTTTAAATAATTACAAACAGTACTTTAAACAACTATACCGTATTACTTTTATATGTAGTGTAATTGGTTTGTTCCTTTTTGTTATAGATTTTGGGTATAACAAATCTCCGCAATTACAGTACGTTTTTAATGTCTACTACTTTATAGTTATAACATTAGGTATTTTAGCCACACTGTTACGCTATATTAAGCGACATAAGACTATAAAACATGGCGTTCTTATTTTTGATAGTGCTACAATACTTATCACCTTAACCATTTTATATGCTCATTTTTTAGGCGAAGAAGCACACAAACATATTTCTTTTTTATATAATGACACGTGTGTTAAATTTGCGATTATACTAACTTTTATAAGAGAATTTTCAGAGCAAAATGTAAACTATAAACGTACCGTATTTAATCCTGCACAGCTTTTTATAATTAGCTTTTTAGGTATTATTTTTATAGGTACATTGTTGTTAATGTTACCTAATGCAACCTATACCAGCATCTCTTTTTTAGATGCTCTTTTTACGGCCACTAGTTCGGTTTGCGTTACAGGTTTAATTGTTGTAGATACAGGCAGTTATTTTACCACATTTGGGCAAGCCATAATATTATGTCTTATACAAGCAGGTGGTATTGGTATACTTACCGTTGCTAGTTATTTTAGTTATTTTTTTAAAGGTAGTGCTAGTTATGAAAATCAGCTTTCTTTAAGTGATATTACTGGTGCTTCTAAGTTAGGAAAAGTATTTTCTACTCTTAAACGTATTTTAGTAATTACATTTTCTATAGAGATTTTAGCAACTTTATTAATCTATAGTAGTGTAGATAAAACATTGTTTAGTTCTTTTTTTGAACGTTGTTTTTTCTCTCTTTTTCATTCTATTTCTGCATTTTGTAACGCTGGTTTTTCTACGTTATCAAATAGTTTATACCAAACAGGGTTTAAACACAATTATATGCTTCATAGCATTTTAATTGCTTCTTTTGTTTTAGGTGGATTGGGTTTTCCTATAGTCGTAAATTTAATTAAATACCTAAAGTACTTTTTTGTTAGAAAATTATTTTATTTATCAGGAAAAACAGAAACTCATAAACCTTGGGTGTTAAATATTAATAGTCGTATTACACTAGTTACAACCATTTCCTTAACGGTTATTGGTACTATTATTTTTTATATTAATGAATATAACAATACGTTAAAAGAACATAGCGGTATTGGTAAGTTTGTAACTGCTTTATTTGGTGCTACCACACCTAGAACTGCTGGTTTTAATACAGTAGATATGTCTGCCTTAAACTTTTCTACCATTATGCTAATCTTTTTACTAATGTGGATTGGTGCTTCTCCATCATCTACAGGGGGTGGTATAAAAACAAATACTTTTGCTATTGCCACACTTAACTTTTTAAGTTTAGCTAAAGGTAAATCTAAAATAGAAGTTTTTAGAAGAGAAATTGCAGAGGTCTCTGTACGTAGAGCTTTTGCTGTTATATCCCTATCACTATTAGTTATAGGATCTGGAATTATACTAGTTTCTATTTTTGATAGCGAAAAAAAACTGTTAGACATTGCCTTTGAGTGCTTTTCCGCTTACAGCACTGCAGGCTTAAGTCTTGGTATTACAGCGGATTTAAGTGCGCCTAGTAAACTTGTTATTATTGGCATAATGTTTATTGGTAGAGTAAGTATGCTTACACTACTTATTGCTTTGGTTAAAAAAACCAAACACAGAAATTACAAATACCCAACTGAAGAATTGACTATAAATTAA